In one Vigna radiata var. radiata cultivar VC1973A unplaced genomic scaffold, Vradiata_ver6 scaffold_158, whole genome shotgun sequence genomic region, the following are encoded:
- the LOC106752479 gene encoding uncharacterized protein LOC106752479 yields MNGGAIDFIEENGDGSDSDVNSDDAPEYYQPISALDDDESSDGGEFRQLPNGFFVHGVTENGISSLDLNDVVEKSSSDEENEEESSTEEVDRAVMEDENRRNAPLTEENATRVMEAMRGVSFAGVVPDWAARDPDDRWIDQLRRLRRSPNT; encoded by the exons ATGAACGGTGGTGCCATTGATTTTATCGAAG AAAACGGAGACGGAAGCGACTCGGACGTCAATTCCGATGACGCGCCGGAATACTACCAGCCGATCTCTGCCTTGGACGACGACGAGAGCTCCGACGGCGGGGAATTCAGGCAGTTGCCGAACGGATTCTTCGTGCACGGCGTGACGGAGAATGGGATCTCATCTCTGGATCTGAACGATGTCGTAGAGAAGAGCAGCAGCGACGAAGAGAACGAAGAGGAGAGCAGCACAGAGGAGGTCGATAGGGCGGTGATGGAGGATGAGAACCGCCGGAACGCGCCGCTCACGGAGGAGAACGCGACGAGAGTGATGGAGGCGATGCGCGGAGTGTCCTTCGCCGGAGTGGTTCCGGATTGGGCGGCTCGAGATCCCGATGATCGCTGGATTGATCAGCTTCGCAGATTGAGACGATCGCCGAACACTTGA
- the LOC106752466 gene encoding probable protein phosphatase 2C 26 isoform X1 has protein sequence MAIPMLRAAMISHSQSQQLIHSLSAINETAKRRKTVVFSSSFSELNPLIRSEVSFCVGTCLIPHPKKVNTGGEDAFFVSNYNGGVIAVADGVSGWAEEDVDPSLFPRELLANASNFIEDEEQVNYDPQILIRKAHAATSSTGSATVIVAMLEKNGTLRIANVGDCGLKLIRNGHVVFSTSPQEHYFDCPFQLSSERAGQTYLDAAVCNVELMEGDTIVMGSDGLFDNVFDHEIVQTIVKYKDVAETAKSLANLASSHALDSNFDSPYSLEARSRGFKPPLWKKILGMKLTGGKLDDITVIVGQVVSS, from the exons ATGGCAATTCCCATGTTGAGGGCTGCAATGATATCTCATTCTCAATCTCAACAACTCATTCATTCCCTATCTGCTATCAATGAAACTGCTAAGAGGAGGAAAACAGTGGtgttctcttcttctttttcagaACTAAACCCTTTAATTCG GTCAGAAGTATCATTTTGTGTCGGGACTTGCCTCATTCCACATCCAAAAAAG GTTAACACAGGTGGGGAAGATGCTTTCTTTGTTAGCAACTATAATGGGGGAGTCATTGCTGTTGCTGATGGGGTCTCTGG TTGGGCTGAAGAGGACGTGGATCCTTCTTTGTTCCCTCGTGAATTGCTTGCTAATGCTTCCAATTTTATTGAAGACGAGGAG cAGGTGAACTATGATCCTCAAATTCTTATAAGGAAAGCACATGCTGCTACTTCCTCCACAGGCTCAGCTACTGT CATCGTTGCTATGCTGGAGAAGAATGGGACTCTGAGGATTGCTAATGTTGGGGATTGTGGATTAAAACTCATCCGTAATG GCCACGTAGTTTTTTCCACTTCTCCCCAAGAGCACTACTTTGACTGTCCATTCCAACTAAGCTCTGAGAGAGCTGGCCAAACATACCTTGATGCAGCG GTATGCAATGTAGAGTTGATGGAAGGAGACACGATTGTCATGGGATCCGATGGCCTTTTTGACAATGTTTTTGACCATGAAATTGTTCAAACAATTGTTAAATACAAAGATGTTGCAGAAACTG CAAAGTCATTAGCTAACTTGGCAAGCAGTCATGCATTGGATTCAAATTTTGATTCCCCCTATTCCTTGGAAGCCAGGTCTAGg GGTTTTAAGCCCCCCTTATGGAAGAAGATTCTTGGAATGAAGCTTACTG GTGGAAAGCTTGATGATATTACAGTAATAGTTGGTCAGGTTGTGAGTTCATGA
- the LOC106752466 gene encoding probable protein phosphatase 2C 26 isoform X2: protein MAIPMLRAAMISHSQSQQLIHSLSAINETAKRRKTVVFSSSFSELNPLIRSEVSFCVGTCLIPHPKKVNTGGEDAFFVSNYNGGVIAVADGVSGWAEEDVDPSLFPRELLANASNFIEDEEVNYDPQILIRKAHAATSSTGSATVIVAMLEKNGTLRIANVGDCGLKLIRNGHVVFSTSPQEHYFDCPFQLSSERAGQTYLDAAVCNVELMEGDTIVMGSDGLFDNVFDHEIVQTIVKYKDVAETAKSLANLASSHALDSNFDSPYSLEARSRGFKPPLWKKILGMKLTGGKLDDITVIVGQVVSS, encoded by the exons ATGGCAATTCCCATGTTGAGGGCTGCAATGATATCTCATTCTCAATCTCAACAACTCATTCATTCCCTATCTGCTATCAATGAAACTGCTAAGAGGAGGAAAACAGTGGtgttctcttcttctttttcagaACTAAACCCTTTAATTCG GTCAGAAGTATCATTTTGTGTCGGGACTTGCCTCATTCCACATCCAAAAAAG GTTAACACAGGTGGGGAAGATGCTTTCTTTGTTAGCAACTATAATGGGGGAGTCATTGCTGTTGCTGATGGGGTCTCTGG TTGGGCTGAAGAGGACGTGGATCCTTCTTTGTTCCCTCGTGAATTGCTTGCTAATGCTTCCAATTTTATTGAAGACGAGGAG GTGAACTATGATCCTCAAATTCTTATAAGGAAAGCACATGCTGCTACTTCCTCCACAGGCTCAGCTACTGT CATCGTTGCTATGCTGGAGAAGAATGGGACTCTGAGGATTGCTAATGTTGGGGATTGTGGATTAAAACTCATCCGTAATG GCCACGTAGTTTTTTCCACTTCTCCCCAAGAGCACTACTTTGACTGTCCATTCCAACTAAGCTCTGAGAGAGCTGGCCAAACATACCTTGATGCAGCG GTATGCAATGTAGAGTTGATGGAAGGAGACACGATTGTCATGGGATCCGATGGCCTTTTTGACAATGTTTTTGACCATGAAATTGTTCAAACAATTGTTAAATACAAAGATGTTGCAGAAACTG CAAAGTCATTAGCTAACTTGGCAAGCAGTCATGCATTGGATTCAAATTTTGATTCCCCCTATTCCTTGGAAGCCAGGTCTAGg GGTTTTAAGCCCCCCTTATGGAAGAAGATTCTTGGAATGAAGCTTACTG GTGGAAAGCTTGATGATATTACAGTAATAGTTGGTCAGGTTGTGAGTTCATGA